DNA from Kitasatospora herbaricolor:
TTCGTCGAGTGTGTGCTGTTCCGCGATGCACCGCCGCATCGCCCGCCTTGCCCGATCAACCTCGGCGGCCTCACGCATCCGCGTCTTGCGGAACACCGTCAACAAGATGATTCGCCTCCCGGGAGCAATCCAGTACGTCACCCGCATGTCCAGCTCGACCAGATGGAAACGAAGCTCCCGTAGCTTGCCATCGAGCTGCCTCGTGTGAGGTTCGCCAAGCAGTACTCCACGCGTTTCGAGCAGGTCCACGTAGAAGGCAACGGTCTCCTGGCCATCCTGCGCAAGTCCCAGGATCCAGTCCCGGACCTCGGGTTCCAGTTCTACTTCTCCCCAAGTCATAACACGGATGGTATGAACTCGCCAGGGCAGAAACCGCCTCTCGGACGCAGCGAACGGGCGGCACTCCCCCGATAGGGGATGCCGCCCGCGTACGCCTGTACGAAGTCCGGATCAGTTGTCGAGTTCCCCGACGTGGTGGACCCGGACGAGGTTGGTGGAGCCGGCCAGGCCGGGCGGGGAGCCGGCGGTGATGACGACGATGTCGCCCTTCCGGCAGCGGCCGAGGCCGATCAGGGCCGCGTCGACCTGCTCGACCATCTCGTCCGTGGTGGGGGCGAAGGGGCCGAGGAAGGTCTCGATGCCCCAGGTGAGGGCCAGTTGGCTGCGGACGGACTGCTCGTAGGTGAACGCGAGCACCGGGATCGGCGAGCGGTAGCGGGAGAGCCGGCGGGCGGTGTCGCCGCTCTGGGTGAAGGCCACCAGGTACTTGGCGTTGAGGAAGTCGCCGATCTCGGCGGCCGCGCGGGCGACGGCGCCGCCCTGGGTACGCGGCTTGTTGCTCGTGGTCAGCGGCGGGAGGCCGGCGGCGAGCACCTCCTCCTCGGAGGCCTCGATGATGCGGGCCATGGTCCGTACGGTCTCGGTGGGGTACTTGCCGACCGAGGTCTCGCCGGAGAGCATCACCGCGTCGGTGCCGTCCAGGACGGCGTTGGCGACGTCGGAGGCCTCGGCGCGGGTGGGACGGGAGGCGTTGATCATCGAGTCGAGCATCTGGGTGGCGACGATGACCGGCTTGGCGTTGCGCTTGGCCAGCTTGA
Protein-coding regions in this window:
- a CDS encoding type II toxin-antitoxin system RelE/ParE family toxin produces the protein MTWGEVELEPEVRDWILGLAQDGQETVAFYVDLLETRGVLLGEPHTRQLDGKLRELRFHLVELDMRVTYWIAPGRRIILLTVFRKTRMREAAEVDRARRAMRRCIAEQHTLDEEERTA